In a single window of the Populus alba chromosome 16, ASM523922v2, whole genome shotgun sequence genome:
- the LOC118029682 gene encoding GDSL esterase/lipase WDL1 has translation MVGPRRPQFVLFGSSIVQKSFGDGGWGAILADTYARKADIVMRGYGGWNSRNALQVLDQIFPKEAAVQPSLVITYFGGNDSLKPIPDELSPHVPLPEFIENMKKIATHLKSLSEKTRVIFLGVPPANDEMIIQLYGERATRSNEGARIYSEATLKLCQELEVKAIDLWTIMQQKNDWMTTCFTDGFHLASEGSKIVAKEIMRALEEAEWEPSLYWKLMPSEFVGISPFDPEGSNGTITNSNMFGEEDPMP, from the exons ATGGTTGGACCAAGGAGACCACAGTTTGTGCTGTTTGGATCCTCTATTGTTCAGAAAAGTTTTGGCGATGGAGGATGGGGTGCCATTCTTGCTGATACATACGCTCGCAAG GCAGACATAGTGATGCGGGGATATGGAGGTTGGAATTCAAGGAATGCTTTGCAAGTTCTTGATCAAATTTTCCCCAAG GAAGCCGCAGTACAACCTTCACTGGTTATAACCTACTTTGGAGGTAATGATTCATTGAAGCCTATCCCCGATGAGCTTAGTCCTCATGTACCCCTTCCTGAGTTCATAGAGAACATGAAGAAGATTGCTACACATCTCAAG AGCCTTTCTGAGAAGACTCGAGTCATCTTTCTAGGTGTTCCTCCTGCCAATGACGAGATGATCATCCAGCTCTACGG TGAACGTGCCACTCGATCAAACGAGGGTGCCCGGATATATTCCGAGGCTACTTTAAAGCTGTGCCAGGAACTTGAAGTGAAGGCCATTGATCTCTGGACCATAATGCAGCAAAAAAATGATTGGATGACTACTTGCTTTAC TGATGGGTTTCATCTTGCATCAGAGGGGAGCAAAATAGTGGCGAAAGAGATAATGAGGGCCCTCGAAGAGGCAGAATGGGAACCAAGTCTTTATTGGAAGTTAATGCCATCTGAATTTGTAGGGATCTCCCCATTCGATCCAGAAGGAAGCAATGGAACCATCACAAATTCAAACATGTTCGGGGAAGAAGATCCCATGCCATGA